GCATATCAACAATCTTTGTTCTTGGCACTGTTGCATCTTCAAGAACTGTAGCAGGCTTTACCTGAGCAAGTGCTGGAAGAGCAGCTCTTCTTGCTGCCCATAGAGAGTCTCTTTCAGCATCAGTCTCAGCGATTTTATATTTACCATTGTTTTGTTTTATAATCTCAACACATTTTTCTGCTTCCCACTCAACAGAGTCTTTTCCCATTCCATCAACTTCTATGAGTAAAAGTGCCTCCACATCAGTAGGAAGTCCTACTTTTGCATAGTTTTCAACTGTTTGAATAGTGACTTTATCCATTATTTCAAGGGTTGCAGGTATGACATGATTACGAACAATATCTGTAACAGTTTTACCAGCATCTTCAAGTTTATCAAAGAAGGCAATCATTGCTTTACGATGTTTGGGAGCAGGTATAAGCTTACAGATTATCTCAGTTATTATTCCGAGAGTTCCTTCTGAACCAACAAAAAGATGAGTAAAATCATAGGCAGTGACATTTTTAACTGTTTTGCCACCAAAACGGAAAACTTCTCCTGTAGGCATAACAACTTCCATTCCCATTATATAATGTTTCGTAACTCCGTATTTTAAGCCTCTTAGCCCACCTGAGTTTTCAGCAACAGAACCACCAACAGTTGCTGTTGCCATAGAACCAGGATCAGGTGGGTATATTAGTCCGTATTTTGCAACTGCTGCATTTAAGTCAGCAATAACCACACCTGGCTGCACGGTTGCTGTGAGATTGTCTGGGTCTATCTCAACTATTTTATTCATTTTTTGAAAGGAAACAACAACACCTTTGCTTAAGGGTACAGGACCGCCACTCAAGCATGTTCCAGCTCCTCTTGGATATATCGGAGTTTTTGTCTGTCTCGCAAGAAAAATTAGCTTCTGAATTTGCTTTGTATTTTCAGGGAAAACAACCACCCCGGGAATCTCACGGGGAATCCCGGGGGTGGCATCATAGCTGTATGTGATTAACTCAGCCCTGTCAGTAAGAACATTTTCTGTGCCGAAAATATTCCTACATTTATTTATGAAGTTACTATCAATCATTTTACAACTCCCTTACCAATTATTCTGGATAGGATTACTATGAATAGAGAAATTGCAAATGTGGCAATAAGATAGTTGATTCCTTCCTGAATATTAACAGGAGCAGCTGCTTTTGTCGCTTGTACAGCAGCTTGAACAACCTGTTCCCATTGAGGAATCATCCATGTAAATACATAAGCCTGAAGCATTGCAAGTACTCCCATTATAAATGTAAGGATAATTGAATGTTTAAGGGTGAATCTGAAGATATCTCCTTCATGTCCTACATATCCAGTAGCTGCTGTTGCAACAGCGATTGACTGAGGAGAAATCATTTTTCCAAAAACACCACCAGAAGAGTTTGTTGCCACTGTAAGCACAGGGTCTATTCCAATTTGACGGGCTGTAACTTCCTGAAGCTTTCCAAAAAGTGCATTAGAAGATGTATCTGAACCAGTCATGAAAACTCCGAGCCAACCGAGGAATGCTGCAAAGAATGGAAAGATAATTCCGGTGGATGCGAAAGCATATCCAAGAGTAATTGCCATACCAGAGAAGTTGTAAAGATAAGCAAATCCAAGAATTGTTCCAATTGTTACTATAGGCCATTTAAGTTGATTAAGTGTTTTTCCTGCGACTCTTAAAGCAGTTCCAATTGATGCTCCCATGACAGGGATTGAAAGAATACCTGCAAAAAGAATTGCTGTTCCTGCTGCTGAAAGGATATTAAAGGCATATACTGCGGCTTTTGGTTTACCAAGATGATCTATAACTGCTTTATCAAGTCCTGCAATTGGGAATTTCAATGTAGCAATTTGATCAAGTGCAGCTTTTACTGGCTTTACTCCCCAT
The Thermodesulfovibrio yellowstonii DSM 11347 DNA segment above includes these coding regions:
- a CDS encoding FAD-binding oxidoreductase; translation: MIDSNFINKCRNIFGTENVLTDRAELITYSYDATPGIPREIPGVVVFPENTKQIQKLIFLARQTKTPIYPRGAGTCLSGGPVPLSKGVVVSFQKMNKIVEIDPDNLTATVQPGVVIADLNAAVAKYGLIYPPDPGSMATATVGGSVAENSGGLRGLKYGVTKHYIMGMEVVMPTGEVFRFGGKTVKNVTAYDFTHLFVGSEGTLGIITEIICKLIPAPKHRKAMIAFFDKLEDAGKTVTDIVRNHVIPATLEIMDKVTIQTVENYAKVGLPTDVEALLLIEVDGMGKDSVEWEAEKCVEIIKQNNGKYKIAETDAERDSLWAARRAALPALAQVKPATVLEDATVPRTKIVDMLIAIQNIAKKYNLMIGTFGHAGDGNLHPTLLIDPMDKEEMEKVHKAVDEIFDSALSLGGTLSGEHGIGVAKLKYLKNEIGRAGVETMRRIKQALDPDNILNPGKLVPMED